One window of Mauremys reevesii isolate NIE-2019 linkage group 4, ASM1616193v1, whole genome shotgun sequence genomic DNA carries:
- the LOC120404112 gene encoding serine protease 27-like, which yields MGHLCSPLAIALLATSLAQGAQGSQNQTGCGKPLVSLSGRILNGQDAKAGAWPWQVSVQRYGSHICGGSLISESWVVSAAHCFDPSVANSSYRVQLGENRIGSETPPQSFSLVKRVVPHPNYNSSTFLADIALVELEKPIAFTASISPVCLLDASVRVPAGDACWVTGWGNIRPQESSSLAETLQELEVPTIDTTICNDLFREALQKPAGDNPIKEDMMCAGHMEGYKGTAPGDSGGPLVCEEDGTWYLAGIVSWLLKTTVNSVAAGYPGVYDRPNAHNDWIQENVPAVSFMVVNFTLNSAGSSTTITTNSAGPSASTPEVLLLTVLLWLTL from the exons ATGGGACATCTCTGCTCCCCACTGGCCATAGCCCTGCTGGCAACGAGCCTGGCTcagg GTGCTCAGGGGAGTCAGAATCAGACAG GCTGCGGCAAGCCGTTGGTCTCACTCTCAGGGCGCATCTTGAATGGTCAAGATGCCAAGGCCGGGGCCTGGCCCTGGCAGGTCAGCGTGCAGAGATACGGCTCCCACATCTGCGGCGGTTCGCTCATCTCCGAGAGTTGGGTGGTGTCAGCAGCTCATTGCTTCGATCC ATCTGTAGCCAATTCATCGTATCGGGTACAGCTGGGTGAAAACAGGATTGGTAGTGAGACCCCACCCCAGTCGTTCTCATTGGTGAAGCGGGTCGTCCCCCATCCCAATTACAACAGTAGCACTTTCCTTGCTGACATCGCCCTGGTGGAGCTGGAGAAGCCAATTGCGTTCACGGCCTCCATCAGCCCCGTGTGTCTGCTCGACGCCTCCGTCCGTGTGCCTGCTGGGGACGCCTGCTGGGTGACGGGCTGGGGGAACATTCGCCCCCAAG AGAGTTCTTCCCTAGCGGAGACGCTGCAGGAGCTGGAGGTGCCCACCATAGACACCACAATCTGCAACGATCTCTTCCGGGAAGCATTACAAAAGCCTGCGGGTGACAACCCCATCAAAGAGGACATGATGTGTGCCGGGCACATGGAGGGCTATAAGGGGACGGCCCCG GGTGACTCCGGGGGACCCCTGGTGTGTGAGGAGGACGGGACCTGGTACCTTGCTGGGATTGTGAGCTGGTTACTGAAAACAACAGTGAACAGTGTTGCTGCCGGTTACCCCGGGGTCTACGACCGCCCGAATGCCCACAACGACTGGATCCAGGAGAATGTGCCTGCTGTGAGTTTCATGGTGGTGAACTTCACTCTGAACAGTGCCGGTTCCTCTACCACCATCACTACGAACAGTGCCGGACCCTCTGCCAGCACccccgaggtccttctcctcacTGTGCTTCTGTGGCTGACTCTGTGA